The following proteins are encoded in a genomic region of Ornithodoros turicata isolate Travis chromosome 6, ASM3712646v1, whole genome shotgun sequence:
- the LOC135398345 gene encoding late histone H2B.L4-like, giving the protein MAPNTSSTSAPKNRKKGRKPGILNGVTGAVNKRHRKRRESYSTYIFKVLKQVHPDTGISGKAMAIMNSFVNDILDKLADESARLAIYTKRHTITAREIQTVARLMLPGELARHAVSEGTKAVTKYTTSMAPAQ; this is encoded by the coding sequence ATGGCCCCGAACACCAGCAGCACCTCGGCGCCGAAAAATCGGAAGAAGGGCAGAAAGCCTGGAATCCTCAACGGGGTCACAGGTGCTGTGAATAAACGGCACCGTAAACGACGTGAGAGTTACAGCACCTACATCTTCAAAGTACTGAAGCAAGTGCACCCGGACACTGGAATATCCGGCAAGGCCATGGCAATCATGAACAGCTTCGTCAACGATATCTTGGACAAGCTGGCCGACGAGTCAGCTCGGCTAGCAATCTACACCAAGAGGCACACCATCACTGCTCGTGAAATCCAGACTGTGGCCCGCCTTATGCTGCCCGGTGAGCTGGCGCGTCATGCTGTTTCGGAAGGAACGAAGGCAGTCACAAAGTACACCACTTCAATGGCACCAGCACAGTGA